Proteins from a genomic interval of Rubinisphaera italica:
- a CDS encoding pseudouridine synthase, which yields MPKPNNPQSRPRKSKAERPVEGPEEYRLQKFLASAGLGSRRKCEEIIRSGRIMVDGEPVDNPGMNVNPLTQVITFDEERLKPQPHKYFALNKPKGVLCTNHDPAGRARVIDLFEKERVRLFPVGRLDEESEGLLIVTNDGEFANQLAHPRYRIYRTYKVQVVGDPKPEQIQQLKQGIYFKEGKFKFVNVRRAGRQGRSTFLEVTLGQGHNREVRRLFARIGHKVMSLERIAFGPIKLGKLKSGQYRPLTDGELNELREMLVRNRQTLTPTPEKAPRQRKPSPRAEGKSKREGDRRPASARNSATPEKKRIFRKSKSNSPVSRKK from the coding sequence ATGCCTAAACCCAACAACCCTCAATCCCGACCTCGCAAATCCAAAGCCGAACGACCTGTCGAAGGACCCGAAGAGTATCGTCTACAAAAGTTCCTGGCCTCGGCTGGACTTGGCTCGCGCCGTAAGTGCGAAGAAATCATTCGTAGCGGCCGGATCATGGTCGATGGCGAACCCGTCGATAATCCCGGTATGAACGTCAACCCGCTCACGCAGGTCATCACATTCGATGAAGAACGCCTCAAACCACAACCGCACAAGTACTTCGCGCTCAATAAACCGAAGGGAGTTTTGTGTACCAATCACGACCCTGCCGGACGTGCACGGGTCATCGATCTATTCGAAAAAGAACGCGTGCGACTCTTCCCGGTTGGACGGCTCGATGAAGAGAGCGAAGGCTTGCTCATCGTGACCAATGACGGCGAATTTGCCAATCAGTTGGCTCATCCCCGCTACCGAATTTATCGTACGTATAAGGTACAGGTTGTCGGCGATCCGAAACCCGAGCAGATTCAACAGCTCAAGCAGGGGATTTACTTCAAAGAAGGTAAGTTCAAGTTCGTTAATGTTCGTCGAGCCGGTCGTCAGGGGCGTTCGACCTTCCTCGAAGTCACACTTGGACAGGGACACAACCGCGAAGTCCGTCGACTGTTTGCCCGCATCGGTCACAAAGTGATGTCACTCGAACGCATCGCCTTCGGCCCGATTAAACTCGGCAAACTCAAATCGGGACAATACCGTCCTCTCACCGATGGCGAACTGAATGAACTCCGCGAAATGCTGGTTCGCAATCGTCAAACATTGACGCCCACTCCAGAAAAAGCACCGCGTCAACGCAAACCGTCACCGAGAGCTGAGGGCAAAAGCAAAAGAGAAGGCGATCGACGCCCCGCCTCAGCCAGAAACTCGGCGACTCCAGAAAAGAAACGCATCTTCCGCAAATCGAAAAGCAATTCCCCGGTTTCCCGTAAAAAGTAG
- a CDS encoding formylglycine-generating enzyme family protein has product MNNSSAKNSSLLPVIIFGICLIAVGLAAFGPSNLFQGADNPSASSDAPAKTAGKTDSVEDTSPPITEEPAETPPGMVWIPGGTFTMGTDFFPEEGKPNPDRIKPDEFPAHEVTIDGFWMDITEVTNAEFDKFVEETNYVTFAEIPPKREDFIGVVPDISIIPEENLVAGSLIFNKDFDRENLRMDYPSWEYQAWKYQKGADWRHPTGPDSSIEGKMDHPVVNVVYKDCLEYCKWAGKRLPTEAEWEYASRGGKEDQKYNWGNEFQPDGKYMTNSWQGTFPMDRQNRDGFLDTSPVKSFPPNGYGLYDMSGNVWEWVNDYYRPDYYNFSPKRNPQGPTASFDPGEPTIEKRVTRGGSFLCNSNNCTGYRNAARMRSDVSSAAYHTGFRCVIDTKMVKK; this is encoded by the coding sequence ATGAATAATTCTTCCGCAAAAAATTCATCGCTTCTGCCTGTCATCATCTTTGGCATTTGCCTGATAGCAGTCGGTCTGGCTGCTTTTGGCCCCTCCAATTTGTTTCAGGGGGCAGATAATCCCTCTGCTTCATCTGATGCGCCTGCTAAAACCGCTGGAAAAACGGACTCTGTTGAAGATACGAGTCCTCCGATCACCGAAGAACCAGCAGAAACGCCGCCGGGAATGGTCTGGATTCCGGGGGGAACCTTCACGATGGGAACCGATTTTTTTCCGGAGGAGGGAAAACCGAATCCCGATCGTATCAAACCGGATGAATTCCCGGCTCATGAAGTGACCATCGATGGATTCTGGATGGATATCACCGAAGTGACCAACGCCGAGTTCGACAAATTTGTTGAGGAAACCAACTACGTCACCTTCGCAGAAATCCCTCCAAAACGGGAAGATTTCATTGGTGTCGTGCCTGATATCTCGATCATTCCCGAGGAAAATCTCGTGGCCGGATCGCTTATTTTCAACAAGGACTTCGACCGGGAAAACTTGAGAATGGATTATCCATCCTGGGAATATCAGGCCTGGAAATATCAGAAGGGAGCAGATTGGCGACATCCAACTGGTCCGGATTCCTCCATTGAAGGCAAAATGGATCATCCTGTCGTGAATGTCGTTTACAAAGATTGCCTGGAATATTGCAAATGGGCGGGGAAACGCCTGCCCACCGAAGCCGAATGGGAATATGCCTCCCGTGGTGGTAAGGAGGATCAGAAGTACAACTGGGGCAACGAGTTCCAGCCTGATGGCAAATATATGACGAACTCCTGGCAGGGGACTTTTCCGATGGATCGACAGAACCGGGATGGATTTCTCGATACTTCTCCCGTCAAAAGTTTTCCTCCCAATGGTTACGGACTCTACGATATGTCCGGCAATGTCTGGGAGTGGGTGAACGATTATTATCGTCCGGATTACTACAATTTCAGCCCGAAACGAAATCCCCAGGGGCCGACTGCTTCTTTCGATCCCGGCGAACCGACGATCGAAAAGCGTGTCACTCGGGGAGGCTCGTTTTTATGTAACTCTAATAACTGCACCGGGTATCGAAACGCGGCCCGTATGAGAAGCGATGTTTCGTCGGCTGCGTATCACACGGGATTTCGTTGTGTGATTGATACGAAAATGGTGAAGAAGTAA
- the lysS gene encoding lysine--tRNA ligase: MSNSPQKPDRLEKPRLEKAEKIRELGFDPYGQRFDNHQAIATVRPLCPEEPGLDGATVRIAARLMGRRKAGKLRFFDAKDATGRIQLLMSRGDMTEQQWELVSALDLGDLVGIDGKLRRTQSGEVSIFVEELTFLCKSLYQPPEKYHGAKDIEMLLRQRYIDLIYNDGVLDRMLQRSKIIDSVRQTLRGQNYVEAETPVLHSVAGGAAARPFTTHHNALDIELYLRIALELHLKRLMVGGVERVYEIGRVFRNEGIDATHNPEFTMIEIYQAYGNYETMMDLTEAIVTDAVKAISETMVLPWGEEGESSIDFTSPWPRRKYAELFQEAAGCAMSDTEAVKQIAQSKGIETEGKHPDVIVNDLFEELVEDSLEGPVFVIDYPASICPLTKRKQDDPNIAERFELYVKGMELANAYTELNDPKLQEELFLTQLEGQDEEDSMAKMDTDFIRALKVGMPPAGGLGIGIDRLIMLLTNSRSIRDVIYFPLLRPEGMPAAGEE; this comes from the coding sequence ATGAGCAATTCTCCCCAAAAACCGGATCGTCTTGAAAAACCTCGTCTTGAGAAAGCAGAAAAAATCCGAGAACTGGGTTTCGATCCATACGGACAACGTTTTGACAATCATCAAGCGATTGCAACCGTCCGCCCACTATGTCCGGAAGAACCAGGCTTGGACGGGGCGACTGTTCGTATTGCCGCTCGTCTAATGGGGCGTCGTAAGGCAGGGAAATTAAGATTTTTCGATGCTAAAGATGCCACCGGTCGTATTCAATTGCTGATGTCTCGCGGGGATATGACCGAACAACAGTGGGAACTCGTCTCTGCTCTCGATCTGGGCGACCTGGTTGGAATCGATGGAAAATTACGTCGGACGCAGTCGGGTGAAGTTTCGATCTTTGTTGAAGAACTGACATTCTTATGTAAGTCGCTTTATCAGCCACCTGAAAAATATCATGGGGCCAAAGACATCGAAATGCTGCTCCGGCAGCGGTATATCGATTTGATTTATAACGATGGCGTGCTTGATCGCATGCTTCAGCGTTCGAAGATTATCGATTCCGTCCGCCAGACATTGCGGGGCCAGAATTATGTGGAAGCCGAAACGCCGGTTCTGCATTCGGTCGCCGGTGGAGCGGCTGCTCGTCCGTTTACCACGCATCACAATGCTTTGGATATTGAACTGTATCTGCGGATTGCCCTCGAATTGCATCTCAAGCGATTGATGGTTGGGGGTGTCGAGCGGGTTTATGAAATCGGGCGTGTGTTCCGGAATGAGGGAATCGATGCAACGCATAATCCTGAATTCACGATGATCGAAATCTATCAGGCTTACGGCAACTACGAAACGATGATGGATTTGACCGAGGCAATCGTGACCGATGCCGTCAAAGCGATTTCTGAGACGATGGTTCTGCCCTGGGGCGAAGAAGGTGAAAGTTCGATTGATTTCACTTCGCCCTGGCCGCGTCGCAAGTATGCGGAACTGTTTCAGGAAGCAGCTGGCTGTGCGATGTCGGATACGGAAGCCGTCAAGCAGATCGCCCAGAGCAAGGGGATCGAAACCGAAGGCAAGCATCCTGATGTGATTGTGAATGATCTGTTCGAGGAACTGGTGGAAGACAGTCTCGAAGGACCTGTGTTCGTTATCGATTACCCGGCCAGCATCTGTCCGCTGACCAAGCGCAAGCAGGATGATCCGAACATTGCTGAGCGATTCGAGTTGTATGTGAAGGGTATGGAACTGGCCAATGCGTACACGGAACTGAATGATCCGAAGTTGCAGGAAGAGCTGTTTCTGACACAGCTCGAAGGCCAGGATGAAGAAGACTCGATGGCCAAGATGGATACCGATTTCATCCGCGCCCTCAAAGTCGGCATGCCTCCGGCTGGAGGATTGGGAATTGGCATCGACCGGCTCATCATGCTACTGACAAACAGCCGTAGTATTCGCGATGTGATTTACTTCCCACTGCTGCGACCTGAAGGAATGCCCGCTGCAGGGGAAGAGTGA
- a CDS encoding MFS transporter yields the protein MNRNKFAQLIIFVIVAIDLLGFAIILPLMPRYGDFYNANAMTLGFLMACFSTMQFIFAPIWGRISDRIGRRPVLLVGLVGSTFFYGVFGWISTFQADQLFLGLAPLTWLFLSRIGAGISGATLSTAQAFISDSTTKAERGKGMALIGAAFGVGFTFGPLIGAPFVGTDAAAPPSAWPGYIASMISGTALLIAIFKLPESLHKGSKPASSHWLNLSELRTAISQPTVMPLLATIFIATLAFAQFEMTLPYMTKLIGLSDRDNFYIFAYIGFLLTIFQGGLIRRMIPKLGEFRTGIFGAVCLSAGLLLIAWVASDLSSNSHVNPAHSTISAVAQDPVALEQMEKEGRSLFPILMMVLPVSVLGFAAVTPALQAMLSLGASDSDQGEVLGVGQSMSALARIGGPIAGYGMLELGYPLMPYISGAVLMIVVALLLARLKNMLDRRTAQTIENPDHSTSSPVVATTQE from the coding sequence ATGAACCGCAATAAATTTGCTCAATTGATTATCTTTGTAATTGTCGCGATCGACCTGCTCGGTTTCGCGATCATCTTGCCATTGATGCCGCGTTACGGCGATTTCTATAACGCCAATGCGATGACCCTCGGCTTCCTGATGGCCTGCTTCTCGACGATGCAGTTCATCTTCGCACCAATCTGGGGACGCATTTCCGATCGCATCGGACGTCGGCCTGTGCTACTCGTGGGACTGGTTGGCTCCACATTCTTTTATGGCGTATTCGGCTGGATCTCCACATTTCAGGCCGATCAACTTTTCCTGGGACTGGCTCCACTAACGTGGTTGTTTCTTTCACGAATCGGTGCGGGAATTTCCGGGGCAACTCTTTCGACTGCTCAAGCCTTCATTTCTGATAGCACCACCAAAGCGGAACGTGGCAAAGGGATGGCGTTGATCGGAGCCGCCTTCGGAGTCGGTTTCACATTCGGGCCACTCATAGGAGCTCCCTTCGTAGGCACCGATGCAGCTGCTCCTCCAAGTGCCTGGCCGGGATATATTGCCTCGATGATTTCCGGAACCGCTCTCCTGATTGCCATTTTCAAATTGCCCGAATCACTGCACAAAGGATCAAAACCAGCCAGCAGTCACTGGTTGAATTTGAGCGAATTACGAACTGCAATCTCCCAACCGACGGTCATGCCATTACTCGCGACAATCTTTATCGCGACTCTCGCGTTCGCTCAATTTGAAATGACGCTTCCCTACATGACCAAATTAATCGGTCTGAGTGATCGGGATAACTTTTACATCTTCGCCTACATCGGATTTCTACTCACGATTTTTCAAGGTGGACTCATTCGACGCATGATTCCCAAACTTGGTGAATTCCGGACGGGAATTTTCGGAGCGGTTTGTCTATCCGCTGGACTGCTCCTGATTGCCTGGGTCGCGAGCGATCTGAGTTCCAATTCCCATGTCAATCCCGCTCATTCCACCATCTCAGCAGTAGCACAGGATCCCGTTGCGTTGGAGCAGATGGAAAAAGAAGGACGGAGTTTATTCCCGATCCTGATGATGGTTCTTCCCGTCAGCGTGCTTGGATTTGCTGCTGTGACTCCTGCCTTGCAGGCAATGTTGTCTCTCGGAGCCAGCGACAGCGATCAGGGGGAAGTTCTGGGCGTCGGGCAAAGTATGTCGGCATTGGCTCGAATCGGTGGCCCAATTGCCGGTTATGGAATGCTCGAACTCGGATATCCATTGATGCCCTACATTTCCGGAGCCGTGTTAATGATTGTCGTGGCCCTGTTACTGGCCAGGCTAAAAAATATGCTGGATCGTCGAACTGCTCAAACGATTGAGAATCCCGATCACTCTACTTCTTCACCGGTCGTGGCGACCACTCAGGAATAG
- the trpC gene encoding indole-3-glycerol phosphate synthase TrpC, translating into MKNILDDIVAHKRGEIAAAKEKLPFEELVKQIPQAPPVRDFVTALRLSHPLGVIAEVKKASPSAGIIRDDFHPVEIAKTYAAHGAACISVLTDENFFQGHLDYLKAIRAAVDLPLLRKDFILDRYQIAEARAAGADCVLLIAECLEEDELRDLYQYTRELGMQALVELYDETNLERVLKLNPHIIGVNNRDLRTFETDLAHSIKIRKQVRDTILFVSESGIRTREDSERLIQSGINAILVGESLMRSDDIGKALESLLPKQVNA; encoded by the coding sequence GTGAAAAATATCCTCGATGACATTGTCGCTCATAAACGGGGCGAAATTGCAGCGGCTAAAGAAAAGCTGCCTTTTGAAGAACTGGTCAAACAAATCCCGCAGGCTCCGCCGGTGCGGGATTTTGTGACGGCTCTCCGACTCAGCCATCCGCTGGGTGTGATTGCCGAAGTCAAAAAGGCATCCCCCTCGGCTGGCATTATTCGTGACGATTTTCATCCGGTGGAAATCGCGAAAACGTATGCTGCTCATGGGGCAGCCTGCATCAGTGTGCTGACGGACGAAAACTTCTTTCAAGGACATCTCGATTATCTCAAAGCAATTCGGGCAGCAGTCGATCTTCCCTTACTACGGAAAGACTTCATTCTCGATCGCTATCAAATTGCAGAAGCCCGGGCCGCTGGTGCCGATTGTGTGCTGTTGATTGCCGAATGTCTCGAAGAAGACGAACTGCGGGATCTTTATCAATACACCCGTGAACTGGGAATGCAGGCACTCGTCGAGTTGTATGACGAAACGAATCTCGAACGTGTGCTGAAATTGAACCCGCACATCATCGGAGTCAACAATCGCGACCTGCGAACCTTCGAGACGGATCTGGCCCATTCCATTAAGATTCGTAAGCAGGTGCGGGATACAATTCTCTTCGTCAGCGAGAGTGGCATCCGCACTCGTGAGGATTCCGAACGACTCATTCAATCGGGCATAAATGCCATTCTCGTTGGTGAGTCGCTGATGCGGTCTGACGACATTGGCAAGGCATTAGAAAGTCTGTTGCCGAAACAGGTCAATGCGTAA
- a CDS encoding Gfo/Idh/MocA family protein, producing the protein MYFTPEEKILGKDNFHTAVGSTRRDFLIGTMAAGTAAGATYFGYQKLDGNPVKVGFIGTGDEGSVLLTEHPPEYMEIVAIADLRPTNQKRAFDGDGNEHRIGLVKKLGANSKKNIKVYDDHKKLLEDPNIEAVVIAVPLSQHAPVAIDALKAGKHVLCEKLMAHDITQCKEMIKVAKENNKLLAVGHQRHYSVLYDNANHIVQQGLLGDIKFIRAQWHRNNSFPGRDSWRKQINKTDAASLEGRLSEYGYDDMEHLINWRLYNKTGGGLMAELGSHQLDAASIFLGKVHPIAVQGYGGRNFYGVKGVGSLDKQQDDREIDDHVYVTFEFPGPNYESDNHDKVIVTYSSINTNRMEPYGESVFGSRGTMYVNLEKDVMLFKEASPTTGGGGTEQRLHVLNGNPGAPVLDASESLAPSTNAAVASAALEKVSRGYTEEMEHFCYCIRNNNFDPPSEGGLKCNGTVAMADAIMALTANLAMKHQKRIVFKDEWFDPTSPATPENDEQVTS; encoded by the coding sequence ATGTATTTTACGCCCGAAGAAAAAATTCTTGGCAAAGATAATTTCCATACCGCAGTCGGCTCGACACGTCGTGACTTCCTGATCGGTACCATGGCTGCAGGTACTGCTGCCGGAGCGACATACTTCGGCTATCAAAAGCTCGATGGCAATCCGGTTAAAGTCGGTTTCATCGGAACTGGTGATGAAGGGAGCGTTTTGCTCACCGAGCATCCACCAGAATACATGGAAATTGTTGCGATTGCCGACTTGCGTCCCACCAACCAGAAACGCGCTTTCGATGGCGACGGCAACGAACACCGTATTGGTCTCGTTAAAAAACTTGGGGCCAACTCTAAGAAAAATATCAAAGTTTACGACGATCACAAAAAGCTGCTCGAAGATCCGAACATCGAAGCAGTCGTCATCGCTGTTCCTCTCAGCCAGCATGCTCCAGTTGCCATCGATGCCCTCAAAGCCGGCAAGCACGTTCTCTGCGAAAAGCTGATGGCTCACGACATCACTCAATGTAAAGAGATGATCAAAGTTGCCAAAGAGAACAACAAACTCCTGGCTGTTGGTCATCAAAGGCACTACAGCGTGCTTTACGATAACGCCAACCATATTGTCCAACAGGGATTGCTGGGCGACATCAAATTTATTCGTGCCCAGTGGCATCGCAATAACAGTTTCCCCGGTCGCGACAGCTGGCGGAAGCAGATCAATAAAACAGATGCCGCTTCTCTCGAAGGCCGTTTATCCGAATACGGTTACGACGATATGGAGCATCTGATCAACTGGCGTCTTTACAACAAAACTGGCGGTGGTCTGATGGCCGAACTCGGTAGTCATCAACTCGATGCTGCTAGTATTTTCCTCGGCAAAGTCCATCCGATCGCAGTGCAAGGTTACGGTGGACGCAACTTCTACGGTGTTAAGGGAGTCGGCTCTCTCGACAAACAGCAGGACGACCGTGAAATCGACGATCACGTTTACGTGACCTTCGAATTCCCCGGACCAAACTATGAATCCGACAACCACGACAAAGTCATCGTAACTTATTCCTCCATCAATACGAACCGTATGGAACCCTACGGCGAGTCTGTCTTTGGAAGCCGGGGCACTATGTATGTGAATCTTGAAAAAGATGTCATGCTCTTCAAAGAAGCTTCACCAACCACAGGGGGTGGAGGAACCGAACAGCGACTGCATGTGCTTAATGGAAACCCAGGGGCTCCCGTGCTCGATGCCAGTGAATCGCTCGCTCCCTCAACCAATGCCGCTGTCGCTTCAGCAGCCCTGGAAAAAGTCAGTCGTGGATATACAGAAGAAATGGAACACTTCTGCTACTGCATCCGCAACAACAACTTCGATCCCCCGAGCGAAGGTGGCTTGAAGTGCAATGGAACCGTCGCGATGGCCGATGCGATTATGGCATTAACCGCCAATCTGGCGATGAAACACCAGAAACGGATCGTCTTCAAAGACGAATGGTTCGATCCGACAAGTCCGGCAACCCCGGAAAATGATGAACAGGTCACCAGCTAA
- a CDS encoding lactate utilization protein B: MIAKHPELAAEFVANDERAHWHDQALWFVRSKRDKMAHTLPEWEALRQTASDTKDYVLSHLDEMLTQFAANAEKLGVQVHWAKDAAEHNEIILSIIKKHDAKKIVKSKSMLTEECGLNPFLERHDLEVIDTDLGERIVQLRNEHPSHIVLPAIHIRKEEVGECFHEHLGTEKGSSDPTYLTEAARNHLREKFVQADIGITGVNFGIAETGGFVVCTNEGNADLGASLPPVHIACMGLEKMLPRAADLGVFLRLLARSATGQPITTYSSHFNGPRDENSELHLILVDNGRSELIGDADYRNSLKCIRCGACMNTCPVYRRSGGHSYKATVPGPIGSILNPARDAKKYASLPHACSLCASCTNVCPVKIDLHHQLYTWRNKLVLRNLLPATKRIPMHLASFFMQRPKLFSFLGYWGRWKLRITPRFVKYNRFLNAWGRQRELPPAPKHSFRAEYRAKRKAE, translated from the coding sequence ATGATTGCAAAACATCCTGAACTCGCCGCTGAATTTGTTGCCAATGATGAGCGTGCTCACTGGCATGATCAAGCCCTTTGGTTTGTCCGCAGCAAGCGAGACAAAATGGCTCATACGCTTCCCGAATGGGAAGCTCTGCGGCAAACCGCTTCCGACACCAAAGATTATGTGCTATCGCATCTCGATGAAATGCTGACTCAATTTGCCGCCAACGCCGAAAAACTTGGTGTGCAGGTTCACTGGGCGAAAGATGCAGCCGAGCATAATGAGATTATTCTGAGCATCATCAAAAAGCATGACGCGAAAAAAATTGTCAAAAGTAAATCGATGCTGACAGAAGAGTGCGGACTCAATCCGTTTCTCGAACGTCACGATCTCGAAGTGATTGATACCGACCTCGGCGAACGGATTGTTCAACTTCGTAACGAACATCCCAGTCACATCGTGTTGCCCGCGATTCATATCAGGAAGGAAGAAGTGGGCGAGTGCTTTCACGAACACCTCGGCACCGAAAAGGGATCTTCCGATCCGACTTATCTAACCGAAGCGGCTCGAAATCATTTGCGTGAAAAATTCGTGCAGGCAGACATCGGGATTACGGGAGTCAATTTTGGAATTGCGGAAACTGGGGGATTTGTCGTTTGCACGAATGAAGGCAATGCCGATCTGGGAGCCTCGCTTCCACCGGTTCATATTGCCTGCATGGGACTTGAAAAGATGCTGCCTCGGGCCGCTGATCTGGGGGTCTTTCTGCGTTTGCTGGCCCGCTCCGCAACCGGACAGCCGATTACAACCTACTCATCGCATTTCAATGGTCCACGGGATGAAAACTCGGAACTGCATCTCATTCTAGTCGATAATGGTCGCAGCGAACTGATTGGCGATGCCGACTATCGGAATTCGCTCAAATGCATTCGCTGTGGAGCCTGTATGAATACCTGCCCGGTTTATCGACGCAGTGGCGGGCACAGTTACAAAGCGACGGTGCCGGGGCCGATTGGATCCATTCTCAACCCGGCTCGCGACGCGAAAAAGTATGCATCACTGCCTCACGCCTGCAGCCTGTGCGCCTCTTGCACAAATGTCTGCCCGGTCAAAATCGACTTGCATCATCAGCTCTACACGTGGCGAAATAAACTGGTCCTCCGAAACCTGCTGCCAGCGACAAAACGCATTCCGATGCATCTGGCCAGTTTCTTTATGCAACGTCCCAAACTGTTTTCATTCTTGGGCTACTGGGGCCGTTGGAAACTGAGAATCACTCCACGATTTGTGAAATACAATCGCTTCCTGAACGCCTGGGGCCGACAACGCGAACTGCCGCCAGCTCCGAAGCATTCGTTTCGAGCGGAGTATCGGGCGAAGCGGAAAGCAGAGTAG